The following are from one region of the Carassius auratus strain Wakin chromosome 13, ASM336829v1, whole genome shotgun sequence genome:
- the LOC113112992 gene encoding pecanex-like protein 3 isoform X1, whose amino-acid sequence MASRKDVDCSFCKYVIARRGVESRMAAGSLCFTDRRIMIQNRINSTIHFTGIYGCFLLMLPLSLYLALPPTTTTLSIYCTSVTVFFIVIKMVNYHLHLMFDQGDIIAQNSVADISKCVDKKSNASNSCLPLVRVMKDLCQRRRSDSPLRMCSVPTLTSLPHSCRESRFLQPTGIMLRMINHLPL is encoded by the exons atggcTTCGAGGAAGGATGTAGATTGCAGCTTCTGCAAATATGTAATCGCGCGCAGGGGCGTCGAGTCGAGGATGGCAGCGGGGAGTCTGTGCTTCACTGACCGGCGGATCATGATCCAGAACAGAATAAATTCAACAATTCATTTCACCGGCATTTATGGATGTTTTTTGCTCATGCTTCCATTATCTCTTTATTTG GCTCTTCCACCCACCACTACTACCCTCAGCATCTACTGCACCTCAGTGACAGTTTTCTTCATTGTCATTAAGATGGTAAATTATCACCTCCATCTGATGTTTGATCAGGGCGACATTATAGCCCAGAATAGTGTGGCTGACATTAGCAAATGTGTAGACAAGAAAAGCAATGCATCTAATTCCTGTCTTCCATTG GTCAGAGTGATGAAAGATCTATGCCAGAGGCGGAGGAGCGACTCACCCCTGAGGATGTGTTCAGTCCCAACACTGACGAGTCTGCCCCACTCCTGCAGGGAGAGCAGATTCCTTCAGCCCACAGGGATAATGCTGAGGATGATCAACCACCTTCCCCTGTGA
- the LOC113112992 gene encoding pecanex-like protein 2 isoform X2, whose amino-acid sequence MNMEDVDCAGSSLSQNHNSATSQSRSLFHGRQSSSQSRHHGLTGSIAVAQCNLRANGPLSPADRVPSWTASTAPTASCPSTPPPLPPSFPRCLVYPQQGLWLWLQPGVFLQLHTEPAVGKRSCSSGLVISGLSAAERGNTRDTQSSSSDNIVLGPSCHSSHAMQQWTSEA is encoded by the exons ATGAACATGGAGGATGTGGATTGTGCTGGTTCCTCCTTAAGTCAGAATCATAACTCCGCCACATCCCAGAGCCGAAGCCTTTTTCACGGCCGCCAAAGCAGCTCCCAGTCCAGACACCACGGA CTCACCGGGAGTATCGCAGTCGCCCAGTGCAACCTCAGGGCCAACGGCCCCCTGTCACCAGCTGATCGAGTCCCATCCTGGACAGCCAGCACGGCTCCAACAGCCAGCTGTCCTTCAACACCTCCTCCATTGCCTCCGTCTTTTCCCAGGTGCCTCGTTTATCCACAACAGGGCCTCTGGCTCTGGCTCCAGCCAGGCGTCTTCCTCCAGCTCCACACTGAGCCTGCTGTTGGCAAGCGGAGCTGCTCCAGCGGCTTGGTCATCTCAGGCCTCTCTGCAGCTGAGAGGGGGAACACCAGAGATACGCAGTCCTCAAGTTCTGACAACATCGTCCTAGGCCCGTCCTGTCACTCGAGTCATGCAATGCAG CAGTGGACATCAGAGGCGTAG
- the LOC113112994 gene encoding regulator of G-protein signaling 17-like, translating to MPQSVSGVEMRKRQQGRIEGPPQAPGHPRPNTCCLCWCGCCKCLWNEDRRERSERQTCTKMDSIEATEEQHPTLDEVIAWSRSFEMMMRSPEGRDVFREFLRSEYSEENLMFWMACEELKKETNSSAIDEKARIIYEDYVSILSPKEVSLDSRVREVINQSLDEPSGTMYEEAQLQIYTLMHRDSFPRFLNSSVYRDLLNSKRACLDT from the exons ATG CCGCAGAGTGTGAGTGGAGTTGAAATGAGGAAAAGGCAGCAGGGACGCATTGAAGGACCCCCACAGGCACCTGGTCACCCGAGGCCCAACACCTGCTGTCTGTGCTGGTGTGGATGCTGCAAATGCCTCTG GAATGAAGACAGAAGGGAACGCTCAGAGAGGCAAACATGTACAAAGATGGATAGCATAGAAGCGACAGAGGAACA GCATCCCACACTGGATGAGGTGATTGCCTGGTCACGGAGCTTTGAGATGATGATGCGCTCTCCAGAGGGGAGGGATGTTTTCCGGGAGTTCTTGCGGTCCGAGTACAGCGAAGAAAACCTGATGTTCTGGATGGCCTGTGAGGAACTGAAGAAAGAAACCAACTCATCTGCTATCGATGAAAAAGCCAGGATCATTTATGAAGACTACGTCTCCATTCTTTCGCCAAAAGAG GTCAGCTTGGATTCACGGGTGAGGGAAGTCATCAACCAAAGCCTGGACGAACCCAGCGGTACGATGTATGAGGAGGCCCAGCTTCAGATCTACACCCTCATGCACAGAGACTCCTTCCCCCGATTTCTCAACTCATCTGTTTACAGGGATCTCCTTAACAGCAAGAGGGCCTGCTTAGACACCTAG